In one window of Sardina pilchardus chromosome 23, fSarPil1.1, whole genome shotgun sequence DNA:
- the tspan9b gene encoding tetraspanin-9, with the protein MAPGCLCCVKYMMFLFNLLFWLCGCGLLGVGVWLSVAQGNFATFSPSFPSLSAANLIITLGTVVMLTGFLGCLGAVKENKCLLLSFFIVLLIILLVELILLVLFFVYTDQVSENAKQDLKDGLRLYDTQDNIGLRNAWNIIQREWHCCGVSGYTDWYDALKERRVPDRCCKNHFLDCGRNSSSSSLWSQGCYERVEEWLDDNKHLLGTIVMGVLVIQLLGLAFSMTLYQQIHRAGKKYSA; encoded by the exons ATGGCACCgggctgtttgtgttgtgtgaaatACATGATGTTCCTTTTCAATCTGTTGTTCTGG ttgtgtggcTGTGGTCtgttgggtgtgggtgtgtggttgtCAGTTGCCCAGGGCAACTTTGCCACCTTCTccccatccttcccctccctctctgctgccaACCTCATCATCACCTTGGGCACCGTCGTCATGCTAACAGGCTTTCTGGGTTGCCTGGGTGCTGTCAAGGAAAACAAGTGTTTGCTGCTAAGT tTTTTCATAGTTCTGTTGATCATTCTGCTGGTTGAACTGATTCTACTGGTCCTGTTCTTTGTATATACTGATCAG GTGAGTGAAAATGCCAAACAGGACCTGAAAGATGGCCTCCGACTCTATGACACGCAGGACAATATCGGACTGCGTAATGCATGGAACATCATCCAGAGGGAG tggcACTGCTGTGGGGTCAGTGGGTACACGGACTGGTACGATGccctgaaggagaggagagtgccTGACCGCTGCTGCAAGAACCACTTCCTGGATTGTGGCCGcaactcctccagctccagcctgtggtctcag GGCTGCTATGAGAGAGTGGAGGAATGGCTAGATGACAACAAACACTTGCTTGGAACCATTGTCATGGGTGTGCTGGTTAtacag CTGCTGGGACTGGCCTTCTCCATGACACTTTACCAGCAGATCCACCGTGCTGGAAAGAAATACAGTGCCTAG
- the tmem243b gene encoding transmembrane protein 243b, protein MDDFTTRTYGTSGLDNRPLFGETSARERIINLVVGVLTTLLVLITVISSFVVPLPPKPINIFFAVCVLLLCGSVLVLIFWYRQGDLEPKFRKLIYYMLSSIALLCICANLYFHDVGRVQPASAL, encoded by the exons ATGGACGACTTTACCACGCGCACCTATGGCACCAGTGGCCTGGACAACAGACCTCTGTTCGGGGAGACCTCCGCCAGG GAGAGAATCATCAATTTAGTCGTTGGCGTGCTTACGACACTACTTGTGTTG ATTACTGTTATCAGCTCCTTTGTGGTCCCCCTGCCGCCGAAGCCGATTAACATCTTCtttgcagtgtgtgttctgctgctgtGTGGATCCGTCTTGGTGCTG ATCTTCTGGTACCGGCAGGGGGACCTGGAGCCTAAGTTCCGTAAGCTGATCTACTACATGCTGAGCTCCATCGCCCTGCTGTGCATCTGTGCCAACCTCTACTTCCACGACGTGGGCCGAGTCCAACCCGCTTCTGCCTTATGA
- the dmtf1 gene encoding cyclin-D-binding Myb-like transcription factor 1 — MNRGEDASGTVTLESVNPVTLTQDTDGNIILHCPQNGDEAVLEAESEQVTKRLRLSNEEPQDAQDSTTQYSVVTLPISESDEGFEVTMTATEMTEGELDQEGVAQIQIVQDEDSLSPQKSDVSPVSQAWFTTKEDKDTLVNKGHKWKQGMWSKEEIDILMNNIDGYLKGRGIQDPTEIIFEMSKDERKDFYRSIAWGLNRPLFAVYRRVLRMYDNRNHVGKYTPEEIEKLKELREKHGNDWATIGSALGRSASSVKDRCRLMKDTCNTGKWTEEEERRLAEVVHELTGTEVGEVVTQGVSWASVAELVGTRSEKQCRSKWLNYLNWKQSGGTEWTKEHDLYLVRRIAELGAEDENEINWEKLAGGWRSARSPQWLRSKWWTIKRQVANHKELPFPVLLKGLQDVAETQSYSKVLLVGSQAGSSSPPVTALQIPVQIPVQITHVSNEGGSTTAEAETITLNQGALQTFELVPSFHLQPTGTPGTYYIQTTGANQNLPLTLSANPTVTLTATASPTSPDQIILHSLTTDGLNENVSVQMAHPGVIIQTVTSEPLEGSELREEGSEEGTEPADKLQSSAESESKSEELSHTLSAKTLESSAVDTPTVDSGIPEREVLIVPSPNSFIQTSDNITDDISTDSVLPLGTLTDPILQNQEEGSD; from the exons ATGAACAGAGGGGAGGATGCGTCTGGCACTGTAACTCTGGAATCCGTGAACCCCGTCACCTTGACTCAGGACACGGACGGCAATATCATACTCCACTGTCCTCAAAATG GTGATGAGGCCGTGCTGGAGGCGGAGTCTGAGCAGGTTACAAAAAGACTGCGATTGTCCAATGAGGAGCCACAAGACGCACAAGACTCCACCACTCAGTATTCAGTTGTCACCCTCCCTA tttcAGAGAGTGATGAGGGATTTGAGGTGACAATGACTGCAACAGAGATGACGGAGGGTGAGCTCGATCAGGAAGGAGTGGCTCAGATTCAG ATAGTACAAGACGAGGATTCTCTCTCGCCTCAAAAATCAGATGTTTCCCCCGTGAGCCAGGCATGGTTCACCACAAAAGAGGACAAAGACACACTTGTCAATAAAG gGCACAAGTGGAAACAAGGGATGTGGTCAAAAGAAGAGATAGACATTCTGATGAATAACATCGACGGTTACTTGAAG GGCCGTGGCATCCAGGACCCCACAGAGATAATATTTGAGATGTCTAAAGATGAACGCAAGGATTTCTACCGCAGTATCGCGTGGGGTCTGAACCGTCCATTGTTTGCTGTGTACCGACGCGTGCTGCGCATGTATGACAACCGAAACCATGTTGGAAA GTACACTCCAGAAGAGATTGAAAAGCTGAAAGA gctTAGGGAGAAGCATGGTAATGACTGGGCGACCATAGGATCAGCACTGGGGCGGAGTGCGTCGTCTGTGAAAGACCGCTGCAGATTAATGAAGGACACATGTAACACAG gtaagtggacagaggaggaggagcggcgcCTGGCTGAGGTGGTGCACGAGTTGACGGGCACGGAGGTGGGCGAGGTGGTGACGCAGGGCGTGTCGTGGGCCTCCGTGGCCGAGCTGGTGGGCACGCGCTCGGAGAAGCAGTGTCGCTCCAAGTGGCTCAACTACCTGAACTGGAAACAGAGTGGCGGCACGGAGTGGACCAAAGAGCACGACCTGTACCTGGTGCGCAG gatTGCAGAGCTGGGAGCTGAAGATGAGAACGAGATTAATTGGGAGAAGCTGGCGGGCGGCTGGAGAAGTGCCCGGTCGCCTCAGTGGCTCCGTAGCAAATGGTGGACCATCAAGAGACAAGTAGCCAATCACAAAGAACTGCCTTTTCCTG tgctGTTGAAGGGACTTCAGGACGTGGCTGAGACTCAGTCCTACAGTAAGGTGCTGCTGGTCGGCTCTCAGGCTGGAAGTTCCTCCCCTCCGGTCACGGCTCTCCAGATCCCGGTGCAGATCCCGGTCCAGATCACACACgttt CTAATGAAGGGGGTAGCACTACTGCAGAAGCTGAGACCATCACTCTGAACCAAGGAGCACTGCAGACATTTGAACTGGTACCT tCATTTCATCTTCAGCCCACTGGCACCCCAGGCACGTATTACATCCAGACGACGGGGGCCAACCAGAATCTCCCACTCACGCTGTCGGCCAATCCCACGGTCACGCTGACTGCAACTGCGTCACCCACGTCTCCAGATCAGATCATCTTACACAGCCTTACT actGATGGGTTGAATGAGAATGTATCGGTGCAGATGGCCCACCCGGGCGTCATCATTCAGACGGTCACCTCGGAGCCTCTAGAGGGGTCAGAGTTAAGGGAGGAGGGGTCAGAAGAAGGCACGGAACCAGCAGACAAACTCCAGAGTTCCGCCGAAtcagagagcaagagtgaagaactttcacacacactgagtgccaag ACTCTGGAGTCTTCAGCGGTGGATACGCCTACAGTTGATTCTGGGATACCTGAGAGGGAGGTGCTTATTGTCCCTTCCCCCAATAGCTTCATCCAAACCAGCGACAACATCACAGATGACATCAGCACCGACTCAGTCCTCCCCTTAGGCACACTTACAG ATCCCATACTACAGAATCAGGAGGAAGGGTCTGACTGA